GACAGCCATCGTTGGTGCGATAAACTCTTCAAAAGGAGAAAACAACGAAAGTGTAACCTTTTAGAAGAAAAGTTAGAATGTGAGAGGAAAATTATTCAGCGAGAAAGGAAGTTACCTGATTCTGAGTTGAAAACAAATAGGTTTAGCGTCTTTTAAGATTCTattgagagaaaaaaaatataaagggaGGGATTAGAGATAATCTTGAAACTCTGTTCCTAGCTGGTAGCAGAAGATTCCTAAGTCAACATAGTGTggatctctttatatatatataaataaagatttaatttttaaatacataaaaattaaattttaaaataattactttgaatttgaattttttttcgatAAAACAGTTACAActactttttaaatttattatttaaaaaaatatataaactcGTAtcaaatacattaaaattaaagtcAATTAATTTTTTACACAAAAGTATAAATAAGTTTGATTTTTAactgccaatgagtaatagtttaaatggcatagtctctccatactcaattaagaggttccAAGTTTGAGCCtcttatttttagtaaaaaaaaaaagtttaatttttaaCTGTTGGATTAGGTTTGAGTAAAAAATACAAGTCACGTACTACtagaatcatttttttttataaaaatctattttttaataatttgttACCATTTGAATAAGTTATTTAACTTAAAATTTAATCCAATTCAATCCAACTTCACttaatttttaattgtttaattgcattaaaatgaTTAATCTTTCCAATGATattgataaaaatataaaatttattcttttcaattttatttttgtgtgCATTCNNNNNNNNNNNNNNNNNNNNNNNNNNNNNNattttaaattattttttaatgtgtttgacaattttttaataataaaaataaaaatattaaaaaaatatttttttttgagaaactacaatttacattttttaaaagattttttttaaaaaaaaaaagatgttttcacataataaataaacagaaaaatatttttatcttattttatccaaatataattgataaataaaaatatctttttatacgagatattcaaacataaaattacttttacttttgtaaaagatcttttaaaaaaatcattataaaaaagatcttttctgaaaATATGACTACTATCCAGAAGCTATAATATCACAACTTAACTCCACCTGGTGTTGTATCTTTCCAACCACTCAATCCCATCGGAGATGGTTTTGTCGCCGAAATTCTCCAGAACACACATTTCTGCAGGCCAATCAAAATCCTTGCTGTCTTGGGTAAAAATAACTACTCACGTGTTTTTACGAAAAACACATACTAAGTTCAATTTAGAGAGAACAAACATCTAGCTAATTCCAGAACCAAGACAACGTCAAAACACTTATTCTGCGGGAAGAAATCCTTTATCACCCATCATGATCAGGCCTCTTACCCTAGTGTCCCACTGCACAATGGTGGTTCTCTACTTTTTGGGCCaataaaataattgaattttTGTTAAACATAAATCTCAAATATGTTAAGTTACAATATTACCTAATTTAAAGTTTACTCACCACTTACAATAATTACCTTTATTAACACGTTGATTTGAACACAGCAAAACTGATAAGCATTTAATGGCCTTCACCAGTTGTCATCTTGCTACTGACTGGTCAATGAAATAGTCACCTTAGGCATAATAAAGTTAGGGATACTAGAATTTGCCATTTGTAATTCATAACAAGGTATACTTTGCACAAATGCAGGCACACAGGTCAAGATCCCTTAAAGAATTAAACAATGTTTGCATGCTTTGGAAATGATTTATAAAAGCACATAAGAACGTTGTTTAATTCATGTAGCCCACTTGCACCTAATGGAAAAAGATTTTGTTTGcatgattttgaaaattagataGTAAATTGTCTATGCCATCAAAACAACAATGGAATGAACTTGAGCATCAAAACGTAAACTAAGGCATAAATTTTCCAGATTTCTAGAGACACTCTTTTGCCTAAACCTGACATTCCAATCAAATTTCAAAGTTCTAACAAATATATTTCAGAGACCAACTAATAGATAAAAGGAATAAACTTGTACTTAACTTTGCTAGCATACTGTGTATAACTCTCACCAAAAGTCTCAACCATTAAAGCCTCCTCCAGTTTTGCCTTCTGCCTATAATACAACAAACAAACTGCTACAACAAACAGCAAACTCAAGGGTGCACGAAGCGCAAGGAAGTTTGTTACAAATAGAAGCATAGTTGATGAGTATATTGGATGACGGACCCAGCGATACGGTCCAAATTGAACAACAGCAGTTGGCACCACCACATTTTCTGAATACTTAGCAAGATACAATGTTGCATTGTACTGCATTAGTAGAGTTGTGAGAATTAAGGCCCAGATTCCAAGATTGTTCCACCCACCTGGTATCCGGTGAAGCTCTGGCCCTTCAAATGCTGCAAGCCAATGGGCAACCATGATTCCCGCACTAAACACAAGGCGAGACGTCATCGGCAAGTTCACATCCCATTTAGGGTCATGGGGCCGGGTAAAATAGTCTCCATATAACCGCTTTCGAACACTaacattgaagaaaaagaaataatgaTACACAAAAAAGAAAACGGAAGGCCAGCCTTCAAGGTAGCCATTGAAGAAACCTGGCGGAACCAGAGTGAGCCATGTAAAAGCTGATGTAACAATCGCCAATTGCTCGAACATGTTTGCCTCGCCATGCAAATGTTTCCCAAAGCAGTGTAACCCATAAAATGCAATCAATACAGCTACAAACCACGGCCAAAACAACCATGACCAACTAAAATACATCCAGAAGAAAGGACTGAAGAGTGTATTCACAGTCCATTTTGTGGCTGCAGCTACGATGGATAATATCCCAGACCACTTCACAATATCAATGGGAGTCAGCTGCAAAAGAGCCGCTTTTACTGACTCGACCGAGAAACCTCTCAAGTGCATTTCAATTGGTTTATGAGGTTCAGTGCTGGAGTTACCAGCAACTGAGCATCTAGGAGTTGGTAGTAGATCAGCCCTTTTTCTTGTTGGTTTCAACAAGGAGAATTGCTTTCCATAGTAGCAATTCAATTGGGAACCAATGTGTATAGGTCTGCGGTGAAATCGACCGTCATTATTAAGTATATCAGCATGAAAATGCTTGTTGAAAGGTCTCAGAGAGACGCTATTGCTCACGATCAAGAAACCAAAAGAGACAGCTTTGGAGTGTGAAAGAGCCTTTGCTACTTCCATAACTGTGAAATCAAATAGCACTAGCCTTCCAGAGAATACAAATTCACAAAGCCTTCGAATAAATTGACCTACTCAAGGGTCACAATGATAGTAACAGTAACCCACTAATATATGATAGACCAACATGGTTGTACATTGTTCACTGTTCTCCTACTGCAAGTTCATTCAGCAACCAAGACATTGTTAACTACTCAACATAATCAATCTCTAAACTGTGTAACTGAGAAAACATGAAATGGCAACTCATTACTTTCAGCAAactagagaagaagaaagaaaatgaaaaaaaaaaggaataagcCAAACTAGTAGTGCATGGTTGTCAACCAAGACTCTAGAGAGTTAACTCTCAAGTCTACTATTCACATCTACAGTGCTATAGTAACAATGAAGGGAACCAAAAGAAAATGTCAAAGccgaaaggaaaaaaagaaatggAACCCagaatgaaataaaatatttaattggcGTGACTAACACCTCAGCTATATCTTTGATTTAtgcaagaaaaaggaaaagaaggaaTTATCATAAATCTCATATGTTTACACCATGTAGTTCTAGGGTTCAACAATTCAACCTAACAAGTAACAAGTATTGTTAATTATCAATTTGTCATACCTTACAGACGAGCAGAGAGCAACAGAAGGAGCTTGGAAGTTGCAGGCGGCAGCGGCGGACAGCACAAAGAAGTGGCAAGCAGAG
The DNA window shown above is from Arachis ipaensis cultivar K30076 chromosome B08, Araip1.1, whole genome shotgun sequence and carries:
- the LOC107613997 gene encoding uncharacterized protein LOC107613997 isoform X2 codes for the protein MHLRGFSVESVKAALLQLTPIDIVKWSGILSIVAAATKWTVNTLFSPFFWMYFSWSWLFWPWFVAVLIAFYGLHCFGKHLHGEANMFEQLAIVTSAFTWLTLVPPGFFNGYLEGWPSVFFFVYHYFFFFNVSVRKRLYGDYFTRPHDPKWDVNLPMTSRLVFSAGIMVAHWLAAFEGPELHRIPGGWNNLGIWALILTTLLMQYNATLYLAKYSENVVVPTAVVQFGPYRWVRHPIYSSTMLLFVTNFLALRAPLSLLFVVAVCLLYYRQKAKLEEALMVETFGESYTQYASKVKYKFIPFIY
- the LOC107613997 gene encoding uncharacterized protein LOC107613997 isoform X1, which encodes MEVAKALSHSKAVSFGFLIVSNSVSLRPFNKHFHADILNNDGRFHRRPIHIGSQLNCYYGKQFSLLKPTRKRADLLPTPRCSVAGNSSTEPHKPIEMHLRGFSVESVKAALLQLTPIDIVKWSGILSIVAAATKWTVNTLFSPFFWMYFSWSWLFWPWFVAVLIAFYGLHCFGKHLHGEANMFEQLAIVTSAFTWLTLVPPGFFNGYLEGWPSVFFFVYHYFFFFNVSVRKRLYGDYFTRPHDPKWDVNLPMTSRLVFSAGIMVAHWLAAFEGPELHRIPGGWNNLGIWALILTTLLMQYNATLYLAKYSENVVVPTAVVQFGPYRWVRHPIYSSTMLLFVTNFLALRAPLSLLFVVAVCLLYYRQKAKLEEALMVETFGESYTQYASKVKYKFIPFIY